The segment TTGCGCAATTGATTCAGGGTGATAATGCGGAGATGGCGGTAAAGCTGCTAGCGTTTCTAATGAAGGGCAGCCGAATCACAGCGGTCACCGGATCGCAGGGCTCTGGTAAAACAACATTGCTCATGGCTATGATTCAGCATATTTACGCGACCTATCCCATTCGGGTGCAGGAGATGTCCTTTGAGCTACAGCTGCGAAAGCTGTACAGCCGGCGAAATATCTTGAGCTTCCGGGAGACAGCTCATATCTCAGGACAGCAGGGCCTGGACTTGCAGAAAAAGACAGATGGCACAGTCAACATTCTCGGGGAGGTTGCCAGCGATGAGGTTGCAGCATGGATGATTCAGATGTCACAGGTAGCGAGTTTGTTTACCGTGTTCACTCATCATGCCAAGACATTCCCTGATTTGATCTTATCGCTGCGCAATTCCCTGCTAAAGTGCGGCATATTCCAGCAGGAGCAGCTGGCGGAGGAGCAGGTGGTTCAGGTGGTTCACTTTGACGTTCATCTGAAGCGCACCCATGATGGCCGTCGGTTTATTGAACGGGTGACAGAATGTCTTCCCGGTGAGCCGGACACCCACGGCATAGTAAAAGCAGGGTCATCCCGTAATGTGCTGGAGTATCGCGATGGAGCCTATCACGCGGTGAATCCGCTGTCGCGGCGCTCTATTCAGGATATGGAGCAGCAAATGCAGCCACAGGATCTTGAGGCGTTCAGGGCTTTTGTGCTGAATGCATGGGGGGAATCCGCTTGAGCCAGCAGCTGCTAATCGGCATTTTGGTATGCTCTCTTGTCATCTGCGTTATTCTGACGATAGCTTCTGTCCGTATTCAGCGCCGCTATGAGGTGCTATATGGCATGAACAGCAAGACGTTGGGCCCGGGCGGCTCTCTGAAGGATGTTAGGCTCAAGCTGAAGCAATGGCTGCAATCCTTGTATCTTGCTGCGATCAACATCCCTGGGATCTCTAACTATGTAAGAAGGATCCGAAGAAAGATCAAGCTGCTTCATCCGTATGACGAGGTTGCTTTAAGATACGAGACGATGAAGCTTATTCTACTTGTCATTACGGCGTCTACTCTCTCCGGAGCCTTACTGTTCATGCATAATCCCGGTCCGGTCTTTATCATAACTTCAGTGCTGGCTGCGGTCATTATCCATCATTTAATGATTGATTTATTTCTCCACCGCCTGGAGCTGAAGCTGATGCATCAAACGGTAGAGCTGTTCTCCTCAGTCAGGCATCATTACCAGCAGCACGGTATGGTGGAAGAAGCGATCTACGAAGCAGCAACGACTTCAGGTCATGAAATTTCTATCCATGGACACCGCATACATCAGGCATTAATTTCCCGGGATGCAGAGGAAGAGCTCAATCATATATACAATACCTCACCGAATCGGTATATTCAGGCTTTCGCGGGTATTTCGCATTTAGTGCTTGAGCTTGGAGATCACGAGGATAAGAGCCATTCCGTATTTTTGAAGGGATTAAGCAGCCTGACTAAAGAGCTGCATCTAGATATTTTAAAAAGACAACGCCTTGATTACCTGCTGAAAGGCCTGCATGCTATTGCGCTGGTTCCGGTATTTTTCACCTCTCCCATTGAGCAATGGGCTCGAGCCAGCTTTCCGGCTATGGATGTCTTTTATATGAGCAAGCTCGGTATTCTGACCAAGCTATCCGTATACGTTGTTATTTTAGCTGCCTATATTCTGCTTCAAAAATTGTACTTGAATGATGAAGAAGAGGTTAAAGTCGGGTTTCGAAAAAAAAATTGGGGTGCCAGCCTGCTCCGAAATGTGATCATTTACCGTATAGTGATCGCCTTGCTCCCTTCTCCCGGAACACCTAAATATGAACAGCGAACTGGGCTCTTAAAAGACAGCAGCCGCCGTATTCATTTGGAAGTGTTCTATTTAAGGCGGCTTCTCTTAGCTCTGGGAATAACCTCAAGTATGCTGGTCATATTTATATCTCTTCATCTATTTGCAAAGCATCAGCTTCTCCATGGTCAGTCTGTAGAGGCAGGCTGGTTCGGACGGGGGAATCCGGAGGTCACTCTTTCCGGGAACACCATCAGAGTCAGTGATTCAGAAATTATGGCCGCCATGCTAGGTAACGACAAAGTGGAGGCAGACCAGCTCATTGACTGGATTTCTAAGGCGTCAGAAGGACGATGGAGCAAAGACCAGCTGCGAGAGACCGCAATGAGAGTACAGGATAAGCTGAATCGGTATCAGCATGAATATTTGAAATGGTGGGAGGTTCTTCTTGCTGCCGCCGCAGGCTACGCCGGTGCTTATTTTCCGCTAGGGCTGCTCTACTTTCATCGTAAGGTTCGAAGAATGGAGATGAAGCACGAGGTGTATCAGCTATACACCGTCATATCAGTGCTCAGGGATATGAAGCGGATTTCGGTCGAGGAATTGCTGGAGTGGCTCAGCCGGTTCAGCGTGATTTTCAAAATTCCAATCCAAAAGGCCGTGCTGCATTACGAGCATGGTGCCGAGCTTGCGCTGCATGAGCTGAGGGACGAAGTATGGTTTGCTGATTTTCGCCGGCTGGTGGACAAGCTGCTGCTCGCCGAAGAGAAGGTGTCGATCTCTGAAGCTTTTGATGACCTGGACGGGGAAATGAGCTTTATGTTTGAGCAGCGCCGACAAGAGTATGAGGTCATGATCGAAACCAAGGCAGCGTGGGGCCGGATGATCGGCTTTGCACCGATGTATGCATTAGTGTTTCTTTATCTGGTTATCCCTTTGATCGGGATGAGCTTTGCCCAGATGAATGATTATTACGAACAAATTCAAAACATTTAAATGTTGAGAGGACGATACCTATGAATAATGCTTCATCGGCTTTAAAAGTAGCGGCTGGTATTTTTTTAACGATTGCCTTGATCACGATTGTTGTCATTTTGTTTATTTCAGCCCAGGAAGCCACGAAGACAGCGCAGAACAATTTCTCGGACATCCAGACTGAGCTCTCTCAGGCTGCATTTACCGTATATGACGGGACCACGATCAGCGGGTCACAGGTGACAAATGCGCTGCGTAAATATAAAGATAAGGATCAGTTCGGCATTATGATTATGACAGGAAAGAACCCGGGCGGACAGTGGTACGGTAATGTGCTTCGAAACGATGGCTCTGTCGATTCACCGGATATTAGACAAGGTGTCATTACGGAAACCTGGAATGAACGAAGTGCGGAGTATGTGAACCCGAGCGGGAAATTTAAAGCGACGATTGTCAAGGATCATTCCAATGTGATCCGGGGCATTATTTTTGCTCAATAAGTGATGACTAACCAGACCCTTGGTATGCTGGAGGTGGCTGCTTACGCCGCTATGTTTATCGCTGCCTGCAGCCTGGCCTTCAATCTTCAGCAGGAAATTGGTACAACGCAAAAGTCTTATTATGAAGCCAGGTTTATGCAAAAGAAAAATCTTACCGCCTATGAGATCCATGACGCTGGAGCACCACGATCAGCCTTATTGAAGTTAACCAGTGCACAGGTATATTATATGCTGACGCATGCCGAAGAAGCTTACCTGATTGAGCTCGAAGGACATAGCTTTGTCTCTGGCAGACAAGCAGCCTCCCCAGTGATTCTCCAGAATCTAGCTGATAATGCCATGTATGAGGCTGAGTATGAGTACGACGCTGAGGGCAGGGTTAAGCTGATCAAATTGAGTAAGGAATAAGGAGAAAGCCATGGTAAATTCATTAACCAAATGGTTCGCCGCTTTGCTGGCGGTGCTTCTCCTGAATATTGTGCCCGCATGGGAGGGGGCGCGGAGACAGGAGGATTTGTCGCGGCTGATGATTATGCAGACCACTGTAAAGTTTGTGGACCATGTCAGGACGAAGGGGTATGTAACACCGGGAATGTACAATGATTTTCTGCAGGAGCTGTCAAATTCAGGAGGCGCTATGCAAGTGGAGCTGGAGCATGAGCACAAGAGGTATCACCCGGAATATGGTGACCCGGCGGACCCAGGAACCTTTCTCCAGTCTTTTGCCGTGGTGTATGATGGCTATTATAACGAGGAAATACTTGGCGTCCTGTTCCCGAATCAGGCAATGGATCTGGACGCTCCTGAACGCACCTACAAATTGACATCCGGGGATCGTTTCTCAATTCAGGTATACAGAAGCAGCAGCAGTCCCTATGGCCTTCTTTCCAACTTCATATATGGAGCATCCTCTGACGCTGAACCCGGATACCATTATGGCGGGGTGGTGCTGAATGAAGATTACTGATTTTGCAATTTTGTTCACTGCTGTGTTTGCCCCTTTTTTTCTTGGCCTGAGTCTCCAGGGACATGAGCTGGAAGAGACAGCTTATCTAGAAATGAAATACAATGCTGCCTTGAAAGCTGCTGTTCAAGATGCTGGCTACATGCTCCATGACAATGCGGAGCCACAGTATGAAGCTGGCTACGAGTCACTTAAAACTCTGAAGATTAATAAAGAGAAAGCCTTAGATACATTTAGTCAAACCTTGTACAGAAATTTCGGCATTCATGAGGATGTATTGGCTCAGGGTGCGCTTTGGACGTATATTCCTGCCGTTGCAGTTATAGATGATGACGGGTTTTACATTTACTCTACAGAGTTAATTCCATCTGCTGCAGGCGAGACCCTGCTTAAACAGGTTTGGTCTAGCAAAATTCCTTTTGCGTATACGGATGATCACGGCAATTATATTCAATTTACGCTTGATCGTCAGGTGAAGGCATATCAGGCCGGCAGCGGCATTTTATACGAAGGCATGCAGGATGAGCTGATTGGTCAGAGCAGCATCCCATTGCTGAATGATTCTGTTCAATTCGAAGCTGTTCGCCGTACTACGATTGTTCATACTCTGCAAAGCTCTCTAGCTTCCTTAATCGCCAGACATAATGAGGCAGCGAGATCCTATGGGATCACGTATCAGTTTACACTTCCGCTTCTTTCCGAGGAGGATTGGCTGAATACGATCGACGATATCGGTGTGATGGCTTTTATTCAAGGGTTGCCGCTCGGGAGCGGCTACTTCAACAATTATGCATTCGGAGGCGGAAGACTGATCAAGAAGCCTGTATATTTCGGTACGAGTGATCCTGTTTATGGCCAAAGGCTGTTTTACAGGGACAGCTGCATTGTCCCCTATTCACCTCAAGAGGTATTCTTCTCTCGAAAAGCGGCTGCAAAGGCAGGCTACAAGGAAGTGGATTGTACCTCTTCTATCATTCCTTGACAAAAATACAGTTTCAGCTTAGCTTCTCTCTGTGATACAATAAATTCTTGATTGCGAGCCGATACAATGCCGCTATTCAAGGGCTTATTCCATATAGACAGGAGTTACCTAAAGATATGAGCTTATTGACTGTTGAAGACGTATCCCATAATTTCGGAGATCGTGTACTATTCAAAAATGTTTCCTTCCGGCTGCTGGCCGGTGAACATGTCGGGCTGGTAGGTGCCAACGGCGTCGGTAAATCGACGTTGATGAACATTTTAACAGGCCAGCTGCTGAAGGACAGCGGTAAAGTAGAATGGACGCCAAAGCTGCGCTACGGCTACCTGGATCAGCATACCAAGCTGACGCCGGGCAAGACCATCCGCGACGTCTTGAAGGACGCATTTCTGCCGCTGCTGGAGCTGGAGCAAGAGATGATGAAGATCACCGACCGCATGGGTGAGGCATCTCCGGAAGAACTGGAGCTGTTGCTGGAGCAGATGGGTGAAATACAGGAGCAGCTGGAGATTGGCGACTTCTACTTGCTTGATGTAAAGGTCGAGGAAATGGCAAATGGCCTTGGGCTGTCCGTAATAGGACTTGATCGCGATGTGGCAAGCCTGAGCGGCGGGCAGCGTACGAAGGTTCTGCTGGCCAAGCTGCTGCTTGAGAAGCCGAATGTGCTGCTGCTGGACGAGCCAACGAACTATCTGGATGTAGAGCACATCGAATGGCTGACTCAATATTTGAAGGATTATCCGTACGCGTTCATACTTATTTCTCATGATACTGAATTTATGAATCAGGTTGTCAATGTGATCTATCATTTAGAATTTGCGAAGCTGACAAGATACACGGCGAATTACGAGAAATTCCTGGAAATGGCGGATATCAACAAGAATCAGCACATTGACGCTTATGAGAAGCAGCAGGAGTTCATTAAGAAGCAAGAAGATTTTATTCAGCGAAATAAGGCGAGATAC is part of the Paenibacillus algicola genome and harbors:
- a CDS encoding ABC transporter permease, with protein sequence MNNASSALKVAAGIFLTIALITIVVILFISAQEATKTAQNNFSDIQTELSQAAFTVYDGTTISGSQVTNALRKYKDKDQFGIMIMTGKNPGGQWYGNVLRNDGSVDSPDIRQGVITETWNERSAEYVNPSGKFKATIVKDHSNVIRGIIFAQ
- a CDS encoding ABC-F family ATP-binding cassette domain-containing protein; translated protein: MSLLTVEDVSHNFGDRVLFKNVSFRLLAGEHVGLVGANGVGKSTLMNILTGQLLKDSGKVEWTPKLRYGYLDQHTKLTPGKTIRDVLKDAFLPLLELEQEMMKITDRMGEASPEELELLLEQMGEIQEQLEIGDFYLLDVKVEEMANGLGLSVIGLDRDVASLSGGQRTKVLLAKLLLEKPNVLLLDEPTNYLDVEHIEWLTQYLKDYPYAFILISHDTEFMNQVVNVIYHLEFAKLTRYTANYEKFLEMADINKNQHIDAYEKQQEFIKKQEDFIQRNKARYSTSGRAKSREKQLNRLERIDRPEEAAKPVFQFKESRASGKTVFEGIDFEIGYDRPLLPKMSITIERGEKIAIVGCNGVGKSTLLKTILGKIKPFSGKTYQGDFLEPAYFEQEVRAGNLTPIDEVWNEFSHLNQHEVRAHLARCGLKNEHITRPMKALSGGEQAKVRLCKLLMRESNWILFDEPTNHLDVAAKEELRRALKEYKGTVLLVSHEPEFYEDWVTKTWNVEDWSHRS